Genomic DNA from Hordeum vulgare subsp. vulgare chromosome 2H, MorexV3_pseudomolecules_assembly, whole genome shotgun sequence:
GGGCCACCGACCTCGGCCCCGACGCCGCCCTCGCCGCGCCCGAGTACTGCAACGCCAACTTCACCCTCTACTTCACCGACGCCTTCTGGCGCCACCCCGGCTACCCCACCGTCTTCGCCAACCGCACGCGCGCGCCCTGCTACTTCAACACCGGGGTCATGGTCATCGACCTCGACAGGTGGCGCGCCGGCGGGTACACGGCCAAGCTCGAGTACTGGATGGACGTGCAGAAGCAGGAGGCCAGGATATACGAGCTCGGGTCTCTCCCGCCCTTCCTCCTGGTGTTCGCCGGCGACGTGAAGGCCGTGCAGCACAGGTGGAACCAGCACGGCCTCGGCGGGGACAACGTGGCAGGCCAGTGCCGGGAGTTGCACCCGGGGCCGGTGAGCCTGCTGCACTGGAGCGGCAAGGGGAAGCCGTGGCTGCGGCTCGACGCTGGCCGCCCGTGCCCGCTGGACGCGCTCTGGGCGCCCTACGACCTTCTCCGCCGCGGCGGCGCCCGTGACGACCTGCTCGCCGCCGTGGCCTGACAATGAGCGGCACACGTCGCTGGAGTGACAAGTCAGTCGTCCGAGTCCGGATCACGGCCCATGACCCGGCTCGGTTGCGGCGTCGCCGTCGTCGGGGTCGGTGTCGGTGACTCGGTGTAGGGGCAGTGACGGACGGACACGCCGTACATGGTGGCCTCACAGGATGGGATGGGCCCGGCGCGGGCCCAGGTGGACAATTTTATGGCTATGGTTGGAGTGGCCCTTTCGGTACTGACATCTAGGCCCGCGTGCTGCTGACGGACGTGTCGAGGTTTTTGCTGTGACGGGCGCTGAGATCTCGCCAGATGCAGCGGCGGGTCGTGTACAgctgttgtttttttttttttttttgcctgtTGGGGGAATATCTTATTTGATTCCATTCGTTTTCTGTTAAGATCGAAATCTGTAACAGATGTACCTTATCTATAGTAACACTATAACACTGCCAAAAATAATCGAGGGGATATTTTTGTTTGCATGCTTTCAGTCTTTTATGTACATGCGGTGACCGGTGAGGGAAAGAAACTTAGATTGTGTCAAATGCATTTCTTAATTCGTTGAGAGGAGCTAACTGGATGTCGTTTAGTGGCGCAAATATTCAAATCTGTGGCTCCAGATTTCAGGAATCTGATCCGGCGTCTCCACTTTTTTGGTTTAAAGCTTTGATGATGGACCCTGAAATATTAGATTAGTGTGTGGTTTGTTGCCATGTGAATGGTCGGTTTGCCAAGTGCTCGAGTGGATCCTTTTTGGCAAAGGCAGGGGAGGAAATCATCTGCTTCTCTCGTCTCGTGCCAGAGGGGCCCAAGGGTTGTTCGGTTGCTTTCGGCCTTTTTCTCCCGTGTGTTCACTCCATTGCAGCAGCTAGAGTGTTGTGAATCATGTTGTCGTCAAATGTTCGCTTTGTGCAGGCGGCTTACTACAAATCAGAGGATGACAGACATGTGTTGGCATCGTGAGCTTTGGTTAGTGTTTGACTGTTGGTATATCAAGTTTACTATAGGCTAACGTCTATTTTGCCGTGCCGTTTTACATACGTGGGATCAACTCCTTTTCTCTAGCAGGTTATTGTTGTCGATTGTTTCGTTCTGGTT
This window encodes:
- the LOC123427330 gene encoding probable galacturonosyltransferase-like 3, producing the protein MRLLAALLLFAAAAAAAAAELPEFREAPAFRNGAGCAGAPTIHIAMTLDGTYLRGSLAGVLSVLRHAACPESIAFHFVASSASPARRLARLRAALAAAFPTLPATVHRFDARLVRGRISSSVRRALDQPLNYARIYLADILPRSVPRVLYLDSDLLVVDDVARLWATDLGPDAALAAPEYCNANFTLYFTDAFWRHPGYPTVFANRTRAPCYFNTGVMVIDLDRWRAGGYTAKLEYWMDVQKQEARIYELGSLPPFLLVFAGDVKAVQHRWNQHGLGGDNVAGQCRELHPGPVSLLHWSGKGKPWLRLDAGRPCPLDALWAPYDLLRRGGARDDLLAAVA